The following are from one region of the Mannheimia granulomatis genome:
- a CDS encoding DUF3168 domain-containing protein produces the protein MIQNELYSALKSLVSGRCFYEVIPETNTEYPVIVYQFPNISPNSALIDSEMDDYTVQIDIYSRHPDDIFRLRKQVIEAVENAFNFAERVSDFSDYEAETKLHRRMFTYQIAYED, from the coding sequence TTGATTCAAAATGAACTCTACTCTGCCCTGAAGTCGCTTGTTTCGGGGCGTTGTTTTTATGAAGTTATTCCTGAAACCAACACGGAATACCCTGTGATTGTGTATCAATTTCCTAACATCTCGCCCAATTCCGCCCTAATTGATAGCGAAATGGACGATTACACGGTGCAAATCGATATTTACAGTCGCCACCCTGATGATATTTTCCGACTGCGTAAACAAGTTATTGAGGCAGTCGAAAATGCTTTTAATTTTGCCGAACGAGTATCCGATTTCAGTGATTACGAAGCTGAAACCAAACTCCATCGGCGAATGTTTACTTATCAAATAGCTTATGAGGACTAA
- a CDS encoding phage head closure protein, with translation MNIGKLRHCIIIQTQRHRPSGYGAVVLEWGDLHTIWAEVKPISGRELISASQIHAEATAQIWLRYLPNLDHTMRVKFGDRLFEIVAIQNWRELNRSLLLHCKELTNGDT, from the coding sequence AAACTACGTCATTGTATTATTATCCAAACGCAACGCCACCGCCCAAGCGGATATGGTGCAGTCGTTCTCGAATGGGGCGATCTACACACCATTTGGGCGGAAGTCAAACCGATTTCGGGGCGAGAGTTGATTTCGGCAAGCCAAATCCACGCTGAGGCAACGGCACAAATTTGGCTGCGTTACTTGCCGAACCTTGATCACACAATGCGGGTTAAATTTGGCGACCGCCTATTTGAGATTGTAGCAATCCAAAACTGGCGAGAGCTAAACCGAAGCCTTTTACTGCATTGTAAGGAGCTGACGAATGGCGACACTTAA
- a CDS encoding phage tail assembly protein T, producing MPECHFAEYQLFYQEQPFGLWREDYRQAQLSHLMAMINRDPKGKAPELSDFMPFFNRADEDDDGVAEYLNKRK from the coding sequence ATGCCCGAATGCCACTTTGCTGAATACCAACTCTTCTATCAAGAGCAACCTTTCGGCCTATGGCGGGAAGATTACCGTCAGGCTCAGCTCTCACATTTAATGGCAATGATTAACCGTGATCCGAAAGGCAAAGCTCCCGAATTGTCAGACTTTATGCCGTTTTTTAATCGTGCTGATGAAGATGATGACGGAGTGGCAGAGTATTTGAATAAAAGAAAATAA
- a CDS encoding HK97-gp10 family putative phage morphogenesis protein, whose translation MATLNVKVEGLKELGQKMQQLGKKATNRISVKAMRQGGAIVRDTARAKAPILQENVLHRKKGTLKKAITARTKIKNGKTETIIWVKKLTDKQISRFKGKSGKGGAYNPNDPYYWRFVEFGTSKMAARPFLRPAFEQSKQQAAKAITDTLRTEIHKEATS comes from the coding sequence ATGGCGACACTTAACGTCAAAGTCGAAGGGCTAAAAGAGCTAGGGCAGAAAATGCAGCAGCTCGGCAAAAAAGCCACCAATCGCATTTCGGTAAAAGCAATGCGACAAGGCGGAGCTATTGTGCGAGATACCGCACGAGCCAAAGCCCCAATATTGCAAGAAAACGTACTGCATCGGAAGAAAGGCACATTGAAAAAAGCCATTACTGCCCGAACCAAAATCAAAAACGGTAAAACAGAAACAATAATTTGGGTTAAGAAATTAACCGATAAACAAATTAGCCGTTTCAAAGGTAAAAGCGGAAAAGGCGGAGCTTATAACCCCAACGATCCGTATTATTGGCGATTTGTTGAGTTTGGTACAAGCAAAATGGCAGCTCGCCCATTCCTACGCCCAGCGTTTGAGCAGAGCAAACAGCAAGCGGCTAAAGCCATTACCGATACGCTCCGCACCGAAATCCACAAGGAGGCAACTTCTTGA